The DNA window GTGTTTATAACATCTGCAGTCGTATAGATACTGGGATTATATAGCAATATAATTGCTTCATAACCTACGTTAAGAATATTACCCAGCCTTATAAGCAGCATAATTACAATTGTTGGCATGAGAGAAGGAAGAGTAATATATATAAATTGCTGCCAGCGGCCCGCACCGTCGACGGTGGCGGCTTCATAAAGTTCGTCACTTATTGAAGTTAATGCGGCTATATAAATTATTGAATCATATCCTGTGTTCTTCCAAATGCCCATTATAGTGTAGATTGGCACAAAAAACTTTGGAATAGATAAAAAGTATATGGGTTTAAAACCCATCATTTTTAATAAAGTGTTTACCACGCCGGTTGTGGGCGAAAGAAAGTTTACAACAATTCCGCAAACTATAACTGTTGACAAAAAGTGGGGGAGATAGCTGATAGATTGTACAGTTTTTTTGAATCTTATTGCCCTAAGTTCATTTAAAAGCAATGCAAATATTATTGGCATGGGAAAACCTATTATTAATGATGTTAAGCTAATCACAAGTGTATTTTTTATTGTTCTCAAAGCATAAGGGCCTGTAAAAAACTCCTTAAAGTACTGAATCCCCACCCATTTGCTTCCCCAGATGCCTCTAAAAGGGCTGTAATCTTTAAATGCGATAACGAGTCCGGTCAAAGGTTTATATGAAAATAAAATAAAAAATAAGATCATTGGCACAAGCATTAGATATAAATCAAAATCATTTTCAAGGGATTTCATTCCCTTTTTTAGGGTTTTCTTAATATGTTTATTAGCTTCAATTTCTGTTAAATTATCTAATTCCATACTCTGTTACCTTCTCTCATTGATTATTTAGCCAAAATTTATTTTATATAAAATATAAGAACAATAATTTATAAAAAGTGAAATAATATTCTTCAGATAATCTTTATACACCCCTTTGTGAACTCTATATTCGAATTTTAATATGATATGAATATTAAGTAAATATTCAATATTTCCAATAATCATATTCATAGAATATAGTTATTTTTACTCTATAATTAACAATACTTACGGGAATATAAAAAAACCTGAAAATTCAATAATTTTAGGAATTTAACCTGTACTT is part of the Clostridiales bacterium genome and encodes:
- a CDS encoding ABC transporter permease subunit, with product MELDNLTEIEANKHIKKTLKKGMKSLENDFDLYLMLVPMILFFILFSYKPLTGLVIAFKDYSPFRGIWGSKWVGIQYFKEFFTGPYALRTIKNTLVISLTSLIIGFPMPIIFALLLNELRAIRFKKTVQSISYLPHFLSTVIVCGIVVNFLSPTTGVVNTLLKMMGFKPIYFLSIPKFFVPIYTIMGIWKNTGYDSIIYIAALTSISDELYEAATVDGAGRWQQFIYITLPSLMPTIVIMLLIRLGNILNVGYEAIILLYNPSIYTTADVINTFVYRVGITEGRYDYATAIGLFNSVVAFIIVIIFNKISNKLTDTGLW